The following proteins are co-located in the Calliphora vicina chromosome 2, idCalVici1.1, whole genome shotgun sequence genome:
- the r2d2 gene encoding uncharacterized protein r2d2: MLPKSSVSAIQEYCAKHKLPPPVYDYIDSEEGGAFICRAKIMDIDADGTGRSKRDAKHLAAHNLIKKLRKKCPDIDEIQQVEHMEIPATDMIVTLRDYCVQHEHPLPIFEIIQQGGTPDTPEFVAVCSLASIKRYGVSEKKKDAKQIAAMAMLNVIADNTQPLEHQMQVAPMDSTINEVEYERYHKFKTYRELSDTGLGETAPGILLADRHNYFLKFHSHLKKSAWKIIESQNYGSNDQAQVMDLFHALKIKPRITSYPALKTVEKLVQIEVDCDYDALFLDVESQIYKSVVNYFRDMLK; this comes from the exons ATGTTGCCCAAATCATCGGTATCAGCCATACAGGAGTACTGTGCTAAACATAAACTCCCACCACCAGTCTACGACTACATTGATTCCGAAGAGGGTGGTGCATTTATATGCCGAGCCAAAATAATGGATATAGATGCAGATGGTACTGGAAGATCAAAAAGGGATGCAAAACATTTAGCCGcacacaatttaataaaaaaactacgtAAGAAATGTCCAGACATCGATGAAATACAACAGGTAGAGCACATGGAAATACCAGCAACGGATATGATTGTAACACTTCGAGATTATTGTGTACAACATGAACATCCCTTGCcgatatttgaaattatacaACAAGGCGGTACGCCAGATACTCCTGAATTCGTGGCTGTATGCAGTTTGGCGTCCATAAAACGGTATGGAGTATCGGAGAAGAAAAAAGATGCAAAACAAATTGCGGCCATGGCCATGTTAAATGTCATCGCAGAT aaCACTCAACCTTTGGAGCATCAAATGCAAGTGGCTCCAATGGATTCTACAATAAATGAGGTGGAATATGAACGTTACCATAAGTTCAAGACTTATCGTGAACTTTCCGACACAGGTTTGGGTGAAACAGCACCAGGCATATTGTTGGCCGATCGTcataattattttctaaaatttcacagtCATTTGAAAAAATCGGCATGGAAAATAATTGAAAGTCAAAACTATGGATCAAATGATCAAGCACAAGTTATGGACCTGTTCCATGCATTAAAGATAAAACCACGGATTACATCATATCCCGCTTTAAAGACGGTAGAAAAATTGGTTCAGATTGAAGTTGACTGTGATTATGATGCACTTTTTTTAGACGTTGAGagtcaaatttataaaagtgttGTTAATTATTTTCGGGATATGCTGAAATAA